In one Tripterygium wilfordii isolate XIE 37 chromosome 22, ASM1340144v1, whole genome shotgun sequence genomic region, the following are encoded:
- the LOC119991747 gene encoding pre-mRNA-processing-splicing factor 8A, with product MWNNTSGQPPIVPPGTSLPPIPPPPAAQPSYTVLPPPSQAPQVPPTPAEAEARLEEKARKWMQLNSKRYGDKRKFGFVETQKEDMPPEHVRKIIRDHGDMSSKKFRHDKRVYLGALKFIPHAVYKLLENMPMPWEQVRDVKILYHITGAITFVNEIPWVVEPIYLAQWGTMWIMMRREKRDRRHFKRMRFPPFDDEEPPLDYADNLLDVDPLEPIQLELEEEEDSAVCTWFYDHKPLVKTKLINGPSYRKWHLSLPIMATLHRLAGQLLSDLIDRNYFYLFDMESFFTAKALNMCIPGGPKFEPLYRDMEKGDEDWNEFNDINKLIIRSPLRTEYRIAFPHLYNNRPRKVKLCVYHTPMVMFIKTEDPDLPAFYYDPLIHPITSANKDRREKKVHDDEDDVDFSLPEGVECFLADTQLYTDTTAAGISLLFAPRPFNMRSGRMRRAEDIPLVSEWYKEHCPPSYPVKVRVSYQKLLKCFVLNQLHHRPPKAQKKKHLFRSLAATKFFQTTELDWAEAGLQVCKQGYNMLNLLIHRKNLNYLHLDYNFNLKPVKTLTTKERKKSRFGNAFHLCREILRLTKLVVDANIQFRLGNVDAFQLADGLQYTFSHVGQLTGMYRYKYRLMRQIRMCKDLKHLIYYRFNTGPVGKGPGCGVWAPMWRVWLFFLRGIVPLLERWLGNLLARQFEGRHSKGVAKTVTKQRVESHFDLELRAAVMHDVLDAMPEGIKQNKARTILQHLSEAWRCWKANIPWKVPGLPVPIENMILRYVKSKADWWTNVAHYNRERIRRGATVDKTVCRKNLGRLTRLWLKAEQERQHNYLKDGPYVTPEEAVAIYTTTVHWLESRKFSPIPFPPLSYKHDTKLLILALERLKESYSVAVRLNQLQREELGLIEQAYDNPHEALSRIKRHLLTQRAFKEVGIEFMDLYSYLIPVYEIEPLEKITDAYLDQYLWYEGDKRHLFPNWIKPADSEPPPLLVYKWCQGINNLQGIWDTNDGQCVVMLQTKFEKFFEKIDLTMLNRLLRLVLDHNIADYVTAKNNVVLSYKDMSHTNSYGLIRGLQFASFVVQYYGLVLDLLLLGLTRASEIAGPPQMPNEFITYWDTKVEARHPIRLYSRYIDKVHILFRFTHEEARDLIQRYLTEHPDPNNENMVGYNNKKCWPRDARMRLMKHDVNLGRSVFWDMKNRLPRSITTLEWENSFVSVYSKDNPNLLFSMCGFEVRILPKIRMTQEAFSNTRDGVWNLQNEQTKERTAVAFLRVDDEHMKVFENRVRQILMSSGSTTFTKIVNKWNTALIGLMTYFREATVHTQELLDLLVKCENKIQTRIKIGLNSKMPSRFPPVIFYTPKEIGGLGMLSMGHILIPQSDLRYSQQTDVGVTHFRSGMSHEEDQLIPNLYRYIQPWESEFIDSQRVWAEYALKRQEAQAQNRRLTLEDLEDSWDRGIPRINTLFQKDRHTLAYDKGWRVRTDFKQYQVLKQNPFWWTHQRHDGKLWNLNNYRTDVIQALGGVEGILEHTLFKGTYFPTWEGLFWEKASGFEESMKYKKLTNAQRSGLNQIPNRRFTLWWSPTINRANVYVGFQVQLDLTGIFMHGKIPTLKISLIQIFRAHLWQKIHESVVMDLCQVLDQELDALEIETVQKETIHPRKSYKMNSSCADILLFAAHRWPMSKPSLVAESKDVFDQKGSNKYWIDVQLRWGDYDSHDIERYTRAKFMDYTTDNMSIYPSPTGVMIGLDLAYNLQSAFGNWFPGSKPLLAQAMNKIMKSNPALYVLRERIRKGLQLYSSEPTEPYLSSQNYGEIFSNQIIWFVDDTNVYRVTIHKTFEGNLTTKPINGAIFIFNPRTGQLFLKVIHTSVWAGQKRLGQLAKWKTAEEVAALVRSLPVEEQPKQIIVTRKGMLDPLEVHLLDFPNIVIKGSELQLPFQACLKIEKFGDLILKATEPQMVLFNIYDDWLKSISSYTAFSRLILILRALHVNNEKAKMLLKPDKTVVTEPHHIWPSLTDDQWMKVEVALRDLILSDYAKKNNVNTSALTQSEIRDIILGAEITPPSQQRQQIAEIEKQAKEASQLTAVTTKTTNVHGDELIVTTTSPYEQSAFSSKTDWRVRAISATNLYLRVNHIYVNSEDIKETGYTYIMPKNILKRFICIADLRTQIAGYLYGISPPDNPQVKEIRCIAMVPQWGTHQQVHLPSALPEHDFLNDLEPLGWMHTQPNELPQLSPQDLTSHARVLENNKQWDGEKCIILTCSFTPGSCSLTAYKLTPSGYEWGRLNKDTGSNPHGYLPTHYEKVQMLLSDRFLGFYMVPDNGPWNYNFMGVKHTVSMKYGVKLGTPREYYNEDHRPTHFLEFSNLEEVETAEGDRDDTFT from the exons ATGTGGAACAATACCAGCGGTCAACCGCCGATTGTGCCGCCGGGGACGAGCTTGCCTCCGATTCCACCGCCGCCCGCTGCTCAGCCGTCGTACACTGTGCTTCCGCCTCCGTCACAGGCTCCCCAGGTGCCTCCAACGCCCGCCGAGGCGGAGGCTAGGTTAGAAGAGAAGGCCAGAAAATGGATGCAATTGAACTCGAAGAGGTATGGAGATAAGAGGAAGTTTGGGTTCGTTGAGACGCAAAAGGAGGACATGCCCCCTGAGCATGTTAGGAAGATTATACG AGATCATGGGGACATGTCTTCAAAGAAATTCCGTCATGATAAACGTGTGTATCTTGGAGCCCTTAAGTTCATTCCTCATGCAGTTTACAAGCTCCTTGAGAATATGCCTATGCCCTGGGAACAG GTTCGAGATGTGAAGATTCTGTATCATATTACCGGGGCAATAACATTTGTAAATGAAATACCATGGGTTGTTGAACCTATTTATTTAGCTCAG TGGGGAACAATGTGGATCATGATGAGAAGGGAAAAGAGGGATCGTAGGCATTTCAAGCGGATGCGGTTTCCACCATTTGATGATGAGGAACCTCCATTAGATTATGCTGATAATCTGTTAGATGTTGATCCTTTGGAGCCTATTCAGTTGgaattggaagaagaagaagattctgCTGTATGTACTTGGTTTTATGACCATAAGCCTCTTGTGAAAACAAAGCTTATCAATGGTCCAAGTTACCGCAAATGGCATCTCTCCCTCCCAATTATGGCAACACTTCATCGGCTTGCTGGACAGCTCCTTTCTGACCTAATTGACCGCAATTATTTCTATTTATTTGACATGGAGTCATTCTTTACGGCTAAAGCCTTGAACATGTGCATACCTG GTGGCCCCAAGTTTGAGCCCCTCTATCGTGACATGGAGAAAGGTGATGAGGACTGGAATGAGTTCAATGACATAAACAAACTCATTATTCGGTCACCTCTTAGAACGGAGTACAGAATTGCTTTCCCGCATCTTTACAACAACAGGCCTAGGAAAGTGAAGCTTTGTGTCTATCACACTCCTATGGTGATGTTCATTAAAACAGAGGACCCAGACTTACCAGCTTTTTACTACGATCCTTTAATTCACCCTATAACGAGTGCCAACAAGGATCGACGTGAAAAGAAAGTtcatgatgatgaggatgatgttGATTTCTCTTTGCCAGAGGGAGTGGAATGTTTTTTGGCAGACACTCAGCTTTATACTGACACAACTGCTGCTGGAATTTCTTTGCTATTTGCCCCACGTCCTTTTAACATGAGATCTGGTCGAATGCGAAGGGCTGAAGACATACCCCTTGTTTCAGAGTGGTACAAGGAGCACTG TCCTCCATCATATCCAGTCAAAGTTCGGGTAAGTTATCAGAAATTGTTAAAATGCTTTGTACTGAATCAGTTGCATCATAGGCCACCTAAAGCTCAGAAGAAGAAGCACCTATTCCGGTCTCTTGCAGCAACCAAGTTCTTCCAAACCACGGAACTTGATTGGGCTGAAGCAGGTCTTCAAGTCTGTAAGCAGGGTTACAACATGCTGAACCTATTGATACATAGGAAAAACTTGAATTATCTTCACCTTGATTATAATTTCAACTTGAAGCCTGTGAAAACGCTCACGACGAAAGAACGAAAGAAGTCACGGTTTGGTAATGCTTTTCATCTTTGTCGTGAGATCTTGCGTTTGACGAAGCTTGTGGTTGATGCCAATATCCAGTTCCGCTTGGGTAATGTGGATGCATTCCAGTTGGCTGATGGCTTGCAATATACTTTTTCCCATGTTGGGCAGCTGACTGGGATGTACCGGTACAAGTACAGGCTAATGCGACAGATTAGAATGTGCAAGGATTTGAAGCATTTGATTTACTATCGCTTCAATACTGGTCCTGTGGGAAAAGGACCTGGATGTGGAGTCTGGGCACCAATGTGGAGGGTATGGTTGTTCTTTCTCCGAGGCATAGTGCCTCTTCTGGAACGCTGGTTGGGGAATCTTCTTGCCCGGCAGTTCGAAGGGCGGCATTCTAAAGGAGTTGCCAAGACAGTTACGAAGCAGCGTGTTGAAAGCCACTTTGACTTGGAGCTTCGGGCTGCTGTTATGCATGATGTCCTTGATGCTATGCCAG AGGGAATTAAGCAAAACAAAGCCAGAACTATATTGCAACATCTGAGTGAGGCATGGCGCTGTTGGAAAGCAAACATTCCATGGAAG GTTCCTGGTTTGCCTGTTCCCATTGAAAACATGATTCTTCGTTATGTCAAGTCAAAAGCAGACTGGTGGACAAATGTGGCTCACTATAATCGTGAGCGTATACGAAGAGGTGCAACAGTTGATAAGACAGTTTGCCGGAAGAATCTTGGGAGATTGACTCGCCTTTGGCTAAAGGCAGAGCAG GAACGACAACACAACTATTTGAAAGATGGTCCTTATGTCACTCCTGAAGAAGCAGTTGCCATTTACACAACAACTGTGCATTGGTTGGAGTCACGGAAATTTTCCCCCATTCCATTCCCTCCGTTGTCATACAAGCATGATACAAAGCTATTAATCCTCGCACTGGAGCGATTGAAAGAATCCTATAGCGTGGCTGTGAGATTAAACCAACTGCAAAGAGAAGAACTAGGGCTCATTGAGCAAGCTTATGACAATCCACATGAAGCTCTATCTAGGATTAAGCGTCACCTGCTTACTCAGCGTGCCTTTAAAGAA GTTGGCATAGAGTTCATGGATTTGTATAGTTATCTGATACCGGTGTATGAAATTGAGCCTCTTGAGAAGATCACAGATGCATATCTCGACCAATATTTATGGTATGAAGGCGATAAACGTCATCTCTTCCCAAATTGGATTAAGCCGGCTGATTCAGAGCCACCACCACTTTTGGTCTATAAATGGTGTCAGGGTATAAACAATTTGCAAGGTATCTGGGATACAAATGATGGACAATGCGTGGTGATGCTCCAAACTAAATTTGAGAAgttttttgagaaaattgacttGACAATGTTAAATAG GCTACTACGATTGGTTCTCGACCACAATATTGCTGATTATGTCACTGCAAAAAATAATGTTGTGCTATCTTATAAGGATATGAGTCACACAAACTCATATGGTCTTATTCGTGGTCTTCAGTTTGCTTCTTTTGTTGTCCAGTATTATGGACTTGTGCTGGATCTTTTGCTCCTTGGATTGACTCGAGCCAGTGAGATTGCTGGTCCACCGCAGATGCCTAATGAGTTCATTACTTATTGGGACACGAAAGTTGAGGCTAGGCATCCCATACGACTGTATTCAAGGTACATTGATAAGGTGCATATATTGTTCCGCTTCACCCATGAGGAGGCTCGAGACCTTATCCAGCGTTATCTTACCGAGCATCCTGATCCCAACAATGAAAATATGGTTGGTTACAATAACAAGAAGTGCTGGCCAAGGGATGCCAGAATGAGGCTCATGAAACATGATG TCAATCTTGGAAGGAGTGTATTTTGGGATATGAAGAACCGTCTCCCTCGAAGCATTACAACATTAGAGTGGGAAAATAGTTTTGTGTCAGTTTACAGCAAAGACAATCCTAACCTTCTTTTCAGCAT GTGTGGATTTGAGGTCCGTATCCTTCCAAAAATAAGGATGACTCAAGAAGCATTCAGCAATACAAGAGATGGAGTTTGGAATTTGCAGAATGAACAGACTAAAGAGCGAACTGCTGTTGCTTTCTTAAGAGTCGATGATGAACACATGAAGGTGTTTGAGAATCGTGTGAGACAAATACTTATGTCTTCAGGGTCCACGACATTCACTAAAATTGTCAACAAATGGAATACTGCTTTGATAG GTCTGATGACTTATTTCCGTGAAGCAACTGTGCATACTCAAGAGCTGCTAGATTTGCTGGTTAAgtgtgaaaacaaaattcaaactcGTATTAAGATTGGTTTGAATTCAAAAATGCCGAGCAG ATTTCCTCCTGTCATCTTTTACACTCCGAAGGAAATTGGAGGACTTGGCATGTTATCAATGGGTCACATATTGATCCCCCAGAGTGATCTACGATACAGTCAGCAGACTGATGTTGGTGTAACCCACTTTAGGAGCGGGATGAGTCATGAAGAGGACCAGCTGATTCCAAATCTTTATCGCTACATACag CCATGGGAAAGTGAGTTCATTGATTCTCAACGAGTATGGGCTGAGTATGCACTGAAGAGGCAGGAGGCTCAGGCACAGAATAGACGCTTGACTCTTGAGGATCTGGAg GATTCTTGGGATAGGGGAATTCCACGTATAAATACTCTATTCCAGAAGGACCGACATACCTTGGCATATGATAAAGGATGGCGAGTGCGGACAGACTTCAAGCAGTACCAAGTTCTGAAACAGAATCCTTTCTGGTGGACACACCAGAGGCATGATGGGAAACTCTGGAACTTGAACAACTACCGAACTGATGTTATCCAAGCTCTCGGAGGTGTTGAGGGAATTCTTGAACATACCTTATTCAAAGGAACATA CTTTCCAACCTGGGAAGGTCTATTCTGGGAGAAAGCATCTGGCTTTGAGGAGTCTATGAAGTACAAGAAGCTGACTAATGCACAAAGATCTGGTCTCAACCAAATTCCTAATCGCAGATTCACTCTCTGGTGGTCACCAACTATAAATCGGGCAAATGTTTATGTTGGTTTCCAAGTGCAATTGGACCTGACTGGAATTTTCATGCATGGAAAGATTCCAACTTTGAAGATCTCTCTTATTCAGATATTCCGAGCTCATCTGTGGCAGAAGATTCACGAGAGTGTTGTCATGGATCTATGTCAAGTTTTGGATCAGGAGTTGGATGCATTAGAAATTGAAACCGTGCAGAAAGAGACTATTCATCCAAGAAAAAGTTACAAAATGAATAGCTCTTGTGCAGACATTCTTCTCTTTGCTGCCCATAGGTGGCCCATGTCAAAGCCTAGTCTTGTGGCTGAGTCAAAGGATGTTTTTGATCAAAAAGGTAGCAATAAGTATTGGATTGATGTACAGCTCCGCTGGGGAGACTATGACTCTCATGATATTGAGCGTTATACTCGGGCTAAGTTTATGGATTACACAACAGACAACATGTCTATATATCCCTCTCCAACAG GAGTGATGATTGGCCTTGATCTGGCATACAATCTGCAGTCTGCATTTGGCAATTGGTTTCCTGGGTCTAAACCACTACTTGCCCAAGCGATGAACAAGATCATGAAG TCAAATCCAGCTTTATATGTCCTGAGGGAGCGTATAAGGAAGGGTTTGCAGTTGTATTCTTCTGAGCCTACGGAACCATATTTGTCATCCCAGAATTATGGAGAAATCTTCAGCAACCAAATTATTTGGTTTGTTGATGATACAAATGTCTATCGTGTTACAATTCACAAGACATTTGAAGGAAATCTCACTACAAAACCCATCAATGGTGCCATTTTTATATTCAATCCTAGGACAGGGCAGCTGTTTTTGAAG GTTATCCACACAAGTGTCTGGGCTGGGCAGAAGCGTCTTGGCCAGCTAGCAAAGTGGAAAACTGCTGAAGAAGTTGCTGCTCTTGTTCGGTCTTTGCCTGTTGAGGAACAGCCTAAACAGATTATTGTTACTCGTAAAGGAATGCTGGATCCTCTGGAGGTTCACTTACTGGATTTCCCTAACATAGTCATTAAAGGAAGTGAGCTGCAGCTTCCATTCCAGGCTTGCTTGAAGATTGAGAAATTTGGTGATTTGATTTTGAAGGCTACTGAACCACAAATGGTTTTGTTCAACATTTATGATGATTGGTTAAAGAGTATTTCCTCTTACACAGCATTCTCCCGTCTCATCCTGATTCTCCGTGCACTTCATGTGAACAATGAGAAGGCAAAGATGTTATTGAAGCCAGACAAAACAGTCGTTACTGAGCCACATCATATCTGGCCTTCTTTGACTGATGATCAGTGGATGAAGGTTGAGGTTGCTTTAAGAGATCTCATACTCTCAGATTATGCCAAGAAGAACAATGTGAATACATCTGCGCTCACACAATCTGAGATTCGTGATATTATACTTGGAGCAGAGATTACCCCACCTTCTCAACAGAGACAGCAGATTGCAGAGATTGAGAAACAG GCCAAAGAAGCAAGTCAACTGACTGCAGTAACAACAAAGACTACAAACGTCCACGGGGATGAACTCATTGTTACAACAACAAGTCCATATGAGCAATCTGCATTTAGTTCTAAAACAGATTGGCGTGTTAGAGCTATATCTGCAACAAATCTCTATCTTCGAGTCAATCATATATATGTGAACTCGGAGGACATTAAG GAAACTGGATACACTTATATCATGCCCAAGAATATTTTGAAGAGATTTATCTGCATAGCAGATTTACGAACACAAATTGCTGGGTACTTGTACGGTATAAGCCCCCCTGACAACCCTCAGGTCAAGGAAATTCGTTGTATTGCCATGGTACCTCAGTGGGGCACTCATCAGCAAGTACATCTTCCTTCAGCACTTCCTGAGCATGATTTTCTAAATGATCTGGAGCCTTTAGGATGGATGCACACACAGCCAAACGAGCTTCCTCAGTTATCGCCACAG GATCTAACAAGTCACGCTCGAGTTCTGGAGAACAACAAACAATGGGATGGAGAGAAGTGCATCATTTTGACTTGCAGTTTTACTCCAGGTTCCTGCTCATTGACTGCATATAAGCTTACACCAAGTGGTTATGAATGGGGACGTCTCAACAAGGACACGGGAAGCAATCCTCATGGTTACCTTCCAACACATTACGAGAAGGTCCAGATGCTTTTAAGTGATCGGTTCCTAGGTTTCTACATG GTTCCTGATAACGGTCCATGGAATTACAACTTCATGGGGGTGAAGCATACTGTAAGCATGAAGTACGGCGTCAAGCTGGGGACCCCTCGAGAGTATTACAATGAAGACCACAGGCCTACCCATTTTCTGGAATTCAGCAACCTGGAAGAGGTGGAGACCGCCGAGGGTGATCGGGATGATACATTCACTTAG
- the LOC119990426 gene encoding pseudo histidine-containing phosphotransfer protein 6-like translates to MLVLGADRLRADMSRLLALLFHQGVLDEQFLQLQQLQDESSPNFVSEVVNIYFHESEKLLRNLRALLMERELSDYKKMGIHLNQFMGSSSSIGANRVRNVCVAFRAASDQNNRAGCLRALELLEHEYCYLKNKLHELFQIEQQRVLAAGARYPMQN, encoded by the exons ATGCTTGTTTTGGGTGCGGATCGGTTGCGCGCCGACATGAGTCGTTTGCTTGCATTACTATTCCACCAG GGAGTATTAGATGAGCAGTTCTTACAGCTGCAGCAACTTCAAGATGAGAGCTCTCCAAACTTTGTCTCCGAGGTCGTCAACATTTACTTCCACGAGTCAGAGAAACTCTTGAGGAATCTCAGGGCATTATT GATGGAGAGAGAATTGTCGGACTACAAGAAAATGGGAATCCATTTGAATCAGTTTATGGGAAGCAGCTCGAGCATAGGTGCCAATAGAGTCAGAAATGTGTGCGTCGCCTTTCGAGCCGCTTCTGACCAGAACAACCGTGCTGG ATGCTTGAGAGCGTTGGAGCTACTAGAGCATGAGTACTGCTATCTCAAGAACAAACTGCATGAGCTATTCCAG ATAGAGCAGCAGAGAGTACTGGCAGCTGGAGCAAGGTATCCAATGCAAAACTAA